DNA from Flavobacteriales bacterium:
TGCGGCGCAGGTTGCGCGCCAGCGCCGATTTCAGGCGGCCCACCGCAAGGGTGGCGCGCCCGGTGGGGTACCAGCGCTCCAGCGCACCCGGCAAAGCCACCGAGAGGAGCAGCACGCCACCCGCGGCGATGGATGCGGCCTGTTGAAGCCCTGCCAAGCGCAAGCCGTGGCCGAACGCACCGGCTGCCACGCCGATGAGCGCGTAGGTGGCGAGCCGGCCGGCATTGAGCAGCAGCGTGCTGGCTAGCCGTGCGCGCCAGCCGTTCCCAGGGCTCGGCACGGCCAGCGCGATGGGTCCGCACATGCCCACGCAGTGCGCACTGCCGGCCAGGCCGAGCAGCAGGGCCGTGCCCACCAGCGGATTCATTGGGCCACCAGCTTGTCCGAGCTGTGGTACCGCACGCCGTCGGCCTGCCAATCCAGCGAGGCATCGTAGCGGCCCGGCAGCAGGTCGAGGGCCTCGGAGGTGAAGTGACCGGTGGAGTCGGCCCGCACCTCCAGGCTCCGGTCGCCGCGGGCATCGTTGGGCCGCATCAGCTGCAGGCTGCCGGTGATGCCCTTGGCGGCGAGTTCCTGCGGGAACCGGACCTGGATCCGGTCATCTGCGATGGTGAAGGCCACCGGTGCCGAGAGTGCGCTGCTGCGGGCCTGCGCATCGATCCGGTCCTGGTACTTGAGTTCCTGCGCGTAATAATCGTCGGTCACCAGCGATTCCACATGGCTCGAGGCCTTCCAGAGGAACCAGGCCATCAGCGCCACGAAGGCGGCTAGGCTCAGGGCGAGGGCTTTTCCCCAGTTCATGTGCCGGGCGGTTTGATCGGTCCTACAAAGGAAGTGGTCACCTCCTCGATCAGGCGGTCGCCGCTGAATACACCGACGGTCACCCGGGTCTTCATGCCGTCCAGCTGGTCCTTGGGAAGGATGATGAACACCTCGCCGCTGGCCAGCTCTCCGGGCTCAAGGACGATGGGCTTGCCGATGAGCATCACCTCCCCGGTGCGGTCCATCACCTCGAAGCGGATGGGCAGCTCGTTGGGGGTCTTGTTCACCGTCTTCAGCGCGTAGAGGTTGCTTATGCGTCCGTCGGGCCGCTCCTGGAAGAGCAGGCCTGGCGTGCGCAGCAGGGTGGTCTCCGTATCGCTGCGCCCCGCGATCATGGCGCCCAGCACCACGACCAGTGCGAGGAGCACGCCGGTATAGGCCTTCAGCCGCAGGTTGTAGGTGAAGGGTTTCTTGTGGGCGATCTCGTCCTCGCTCGCATAGCGCACCAGGCCGCGCGGCAGGCCCACGCTGTCCATGATGTGATCGCAGGCGTCGATGCAGGCCGTGCAGTTGATGCACTCCAGCTGGGTGCCGTTCCGGATGTCGATGCCTGTGGGGCACACGTGCACGCAGGCCTTGCAGTCGATGCAGTCGCCCTTGCCCACGACGGCGCGGTCTTCCCCTTTGCGCCAGCTGCCGCGCTGCTCGCCGCGCACGTGGTCGTAGGCGATCACGATGCTCTTGCGGTCGAGCAGCACGCCCTGCAGGCGGCCGTAGGGGCACACTGTGGTGCAGGCTTGCTCGCGGAAGAAGGCGAAGTTGCCGTAGAACGCACCGGAGAAGCCGAGCATGGCCGCGAGTCCGCCGAGGTGCTGCGTGGGCGGGTCGGTGATGATGCGCACGAGCTCCGCGCTCCCCACGATGTACGCGAGGAAGGTATTGCCGATGACGAAGCTGATGCCGAAGAACAGCGCATGCTTCACCGTCTTCCGCCAGGCCTTGTCGAAGCTCCAAGGCGCCTTGTTCAGGGTCTGCTGGTGCTTCCAATCGCCCTCGATCCAGTATTCGATGCGGCGGAACACGTGCTCCATGAAGACCGTCTGCGGGCAGATCCATCCGCAGAAGATGCGCCCGAAGGCCACCGTGAACAGCGCCACGAAGACGATGGTGGCGATGAAGCCGATCACGAAGATCAGGAAGTCCTGCGGCCAGAAGACCTGGCCGAGGAGCACGAACTTCCGATCCAGGATATTGATCATGAGCAGCGGCTCGCCGCCGATGCGGATCCAAGGACCGGCGAAGAGCAGCGCGAGCAGAGCGTAGGCCAGCCATTGGCGGCGGCTGGTGAACCGCCCGCTCGGCTTCTTCGGGTACACCCAGATGCGCTTGCCGCGCTTGTCCACGGTGCTGATGGCATCGCGGAAGCTTTCATCGCCGGCTTTCCGGCCTGCGGCATCGCGCCGGATATGGGCGGGTTGCTGGCTCATCTCAAAGGCCCGCCACGCGCACGGTATCCGCCGGGGCGGCTGCCGTGC
Protein-coding regions in this window:
- a CDS encoding FixH family protein, which produces MNWGKALALSLAAFVALMAWFLWKASSHVESLVTDDYYAQELKYQDRIDAQARSSALSAPVAFTIADDRIQVRFPQELAAKGITGSLQLMRPNDARGDRSLEVRADSTGHFTSEALDLLPGRYDASLDWQADGVRYHSSDKLVAQ
- a CDS encoding sulfite exporter TauE/SafE family protein yields the protein MNPLVGTALLLGLAGSAHCVGMCGPIALAVPSPGNGWRARLASTLLLNAGRLATYALIGVAAGAFGHGLRLAGLQQAASIAAGGVLLLSVALPGALERWYPTGRATLAVGRLKSALARNLRRTAPEALLITGLLNGLLPCGLVYAAAIGATAMGSWWEAAAYMLLFGLGTWPLLVGLRMGSGLVGPGFRLGLRRAAPVLVGAVALLLVLRGLDLGIPYLSPAAPPVGAAAAECH
- the ccoG gene encoding cytochrome c oxidase accessory protein CcoG, whose product is MSQQPAHIRRDAAGRKAGDESFRDAISTVDKRGKRIWVYPKKPSGRFTSRRQWLAYALLALLFAGPWIRIGGEPLLMINILDRKFVLLGQVFWPQDFLIFVIGFIATIVFVALFTVAFGRIFCGWICPQTVFMEHVFRRIEYWIEGDWKHQQTLNKAPWSFDKAWRKTVKHALFFGISFVIGNTFLAYIVGSAELVRIITDPPTQHLGGLAAMLGFSGAFYGNFAFFREQACTTVCPYGRLQGVLLDRKSIVIAYDHVRGEQRGSWRKGEDRAVVGKGDCIDCKACVHVCPTGIDIRNGTQLECINCTACIDACDHIMDSVGLPRGLVRYASEDEIAHKKPFTYNLRLKAYTGVLLALVVVLGAMIAGRSDTETTLLRTPGLLFQERPDGRISNLYALKTVNKTPNELPIRFEVMDRTGEVMLIGKPIVLEPGELASGEVFIILPKDQLDGMKTRVTVGVFSGDRLIEEVTTSFVGPIKPPGT